In one Culex quinquefasciatus strain JHB chromosome 2, VPISU_Cqui_1.0_pri_paternal, whole genome shotgun sequence genomic region, the following are encoded:
- the LOC6052985 gene encoding SPRY domain-containing SOCS box protein 3 isoform X1, with protein MYIPEILTRLSMSHGQRTACSATDWLLAAAGPSGSSSENRSVPFCNCEYPAVTRSRHTAKKVERCRCGEDTSTRLDWVWDGEEAHPDTRITNGTELVFHPVYSQGTAVIRGTQPLQHGRHHYWEIKVLSTLAGTDIMLGIGTDKIDLLAHRFKFASVLGQDDQSWGYSYRGLTQHNGQLKYYGKKFSQGRIIGIYVDMFRGVLEFYLNRRSQGRAYTNLPRDAAVRVFPMVCSTSAKSSLKLINAASFGDSLVFACMKVVCRYPKLLEQAKEVPGLRRLIDELWFLQFKEPKKTDEFQRNNLLLEDEALLCGMKKKKFNEIVSQSQPKAVTETESESITEDQIYEGMLTEADVRKGKGAGGSGSSNCSSSSEDEELASMISREFFCNH; from the exons ATGTATATTCCAGAGATCCTCACGCGCCTCAGCATGTCCCACGGACAACGGACGGCGTGTTCCGCCACCGACTGGTTGCTGGCCGCGGCTGGGCCCAGTGGTAGCAGCTCCGAGAACCGATCGGTGCCCTTTTGCAACTGTGAATATCCGGCCGTAACGAGGTCTCGGCATACGGCCAAAAAGGTGGAGCGATGTCGTTGTGGCGAGGACACCTCGACCCGGCTGGATTGGGTTTGGGATGGTGAGGAGGCCCATCCGGACACGCGAATTACCAACGGGACCGAGCTAGTGTTTCATCCGGTGTACAGCCAGGGGACGGCCGTGATACGGGGTACGCAGCCGCTGCAGCACGGACGACATCACTACTGGGAGATTAAGGTGCTGAGCACGCTGGCGGGAACGGATATT ATGCTCGGCATCGGCACCGACAAGATCGACCTGCTGGCCCACCGCTTCAAGTTCGCCAGCGTCCTCGGCCAGGACGACCAATCGTGGGGCTACTCGTACCGTGGCCTCACCCAGCACAACGGCCAGCTCAAGTACTACGGCAAAAAGTTCAGCCAGGGTCGCATCATCGGCATCTACGTGGACATGTTCCGGGGCGTGCTGGAGTTCTACCTGAACCGCCGGTCGCAGGGCCGAGCCTACACGAATCTACCCCGGGACGCTGCCGTGCGCGTCTTCCCAATGGTCTGCTCGACGTCGGCCAAGTCTTCGCTCAAGCTGATCAACGCGGCCTCGTTCGGCGACAGTCTCGTGTTTGCCTGCATGAAGGTCGTCTGCCGGTATCCGAAGCTGCTGGAGCAAGCGAAAGAGGTTCCGGGGCTGCGACGGCTGATCGACGAGCTGTGGTTCCTGCAGTTCAAGGAACCGAAAAAGACTGATGAGTTTCAGCGGAACAATCTGCTGCTGGAAGATGAGGCACTGCTGTGTGgcatgaagaagaagaagttcaACGAAATTGTGTCCCAAAGTCAGCCGAAAGCGGTCACGGAGACCGAAAGTGAGAGCATTACGGAGGATCAGATTTACGAAGGAATGCTGACGGAGGCTGATGTCCGGAAGGGAAAGGGAGCGGGAGGGAGTGGGAGTAGCAATTGTAGCAGTAGCAGCGAAGACGAGGAGCTGGCCTCTATGATTTCGAGAGAGTTCTTCTGTAATCATTAG
- the LOC6052985 gene encoding SPRY domain-containing SOCS box protein 3 isoform X2: MSHGQRTACSATDWLLAAAGPSGSSSENRSVPFCNCEYPAVTRSRHTAKKVERCRCGEDTSTRLDWVWDGEEAHPDTRITNGTELVFHPVYSQGTAVIRGTQPLQHGRHHYWEIKVLSTLAGTDIMLGIGTDKIDLLAHRFKFASVLGQDDQSWGYSYRGLTQHNGQLKYYGKKFSQGRIIGIYVDMFRGVLEFYLNRRSQGRAYTNLPRDAAVRVFPMVCSTSAKSSLKLINAASFGDSLVFACMKVVCRYPKLLEQAKEVPGLRRLIDELWFLQFKEPKKTDEFQRNNLLLEDEALLCGMKKKKFNEIVSQSQPKAVTETESESITEDQIYEGMLTEADVRKGKGAGGSGSSNCSSSSEDEELASMISREFFCNH; this comes from the exons ATGTCCCACGGACAACGGACGGCGTGTTCCGCCACCGACTGGTTGCTGGCCGCGGCTGGGCCCAGTGGTAGCAGCTCCGAGAACCGATCGGTGCCCTTTTGCAACTGTGAATATCCGGCCGTAACGAGGTCTCGGCATACGGCCAAAAAGGTGGAGCGATGTCGTTGTGGCGAGGACACCTCGACCCGGCTGGATTGGGTTTGGGATGGTGAGGAGGCCCATCCGGACACGCGAATTACCAACGGGACCGAGCTAGTGTTTCATCCGGTGTACAGCCAGGGGACGGCCGTGATACGGGGTACGCAGCCGCTGCAGCACGGACGACATCACTACTGGGAGATTAAGGTGCTGAGCACGCTGGCGGGAACGGATATT ATGCTCGGCATCGGCACCGACAAGATCGACCTGCTGGCCCACCGCTTCAAGTTCGCCAGCGTCCTCGGCCAGGACGACCAATCGTGGGGCTACTCGTACCGTGGCCTCACCCAGCACAACGGCCAGCTCAAGTACTACGGCAAAAAGTTCAGCCAGGGTCGCATCATCGGCATCTACGTGGACATGTTCCGGGGCGTGCTGGAGTTCTACCTGAACCGCCGGTCGCAGGGCCGAGCCTACACGAATCTACCCCGGGACGCTGCCGTGCGCGTCTTCCCAATGGTCTGCTCGACGTCGGCCAAGTCTTCGCTCAAGCTGATCAACGCGGCCTCGTTCGGCGACAGTCTCGTGTTTGCCTGCATGAAGGTCGTCTGCCGGTATCCGAAGCTGCTGGAGCAAGCGAAAGAGGTTCCGGGGCTGCGACGGCTGATCGACGAGCTGTGGTTCCTGCAGTTCAAGGAACCGAAAAAGACTGATGAGTTTCAGCGGAACAATCTGCTGCTGGAAGATGAGGCACTGCTGTGTGgcatgaagaagaagaagttcaACGAAATTGTGTCCCAAAGTCAGCCGAAAGCGGTCACGGAGACCGAAAGTGAGAGCATTACGGAGGATCAGATTTACGAAGGAATGCTGACGGAGGCTGATGTCCGGAAGGGAAAGGGAGCGGGAGGGAGTGGGAGTAGCAATTGTAGCAGTAGCAGCGAAGACGAGGAGCTGGCCTCTATGATTTCGAGAGAGTTCTTCTGTAATCATTAG
- the LOC6052981 gene encoding uncharacterized protein LOC6052981: MSRLVLAAFLVGAFLASTTLARYCDGIPEGTLINWHDVALCNRFYACQHGVDHEWFCPPGQFFSQRNQQCEATCNVIDRQQWCAGLPDGTFIRIPPGEPADCNRYYTCMAGVMHPQACPPGFWFSQQLQMCVVDQSQC; encoded by the exons ATGAGTCGACTTGTTCTGGCTGCATTCCTGGTCGGAGCGTTCCTGGCCTCCACGACCTTGGCCCGTTACTGCGATGGAATTCCGGAGGGAACCCTCATAAACTGGCACGACGTAGCGCTGTGCAACAGATTCTACGCGTGCCAGCATGGCGTCGATCACGAGTGGTTCTGCCCCCCGGGGCAGTTCTTCAGCCAGCGCAACCAACAGTGCGAGGCCACGTGCAACGTGATTGATAGGC AGCAATGGTGCGCCGGACTGCCCGATGGAACGTTTATCCGAATTCCTCCGGGTGAACCGGCGGACTGCAACCGCTACTACACGTGTATGGCCGGAGTAATGCACCCGCAGGCTTGTCCGCCCGGGTTCTGGTTCTCGCAGCAGCTGCAGATGTGCGTGGTTGATCAGTCGCAGTGTTAG
- the LOC6052982 gene encoding uncharacterized protein LOC6052982 — protein sequence MGYKVLLLPLALVLLSTATEAFFCDGIPPGLKIRHPIAAICNEYFACHHSQEHPWFCPRGQFFSQRTQTCVATCDTSESLNPCIGMPNGQLVRPPLLQPNNCRQHYECISGMMVPRECEIGTFFSQLNQGCGSVREPLCIPG from the exons ATGGGCTACAAAG TCCTCCTTCTTCCACTTGCCCTGGTCCTATTGTCCACGGCAACCGAAGCCTTCTTCTGTGACGGAATTCCACCGGGCCTCAAGATCCGCCATCCGATCGCGGCCATCTGCAATGAATATTTCGCCTGTCACCACAGCCAGGAGCACCCCTGGTTCTGCCCGCGAGGTCAGTTCTTCAGCCAGCGGACGCAAACCTGTGTGGCCACCTGCGACACCAGCGAATCGCTGAATCCCTGCATCGGAATGCCCAACGGACAGCTGGTGAGGCCGCCGTTGCTGCAGCCGAACAACTGTCGCCAGCACTACGAGTGCATCAGCGGAATGATGGTCCCACGGGAGTGCGAGATCGGGACGTTCTTCTCGCAGCTCAACCAGGGCTGTGGGTCGGTGCGGGAGCCGCTGTGCATTCCGGGATGA